A part of Hydrogenobacter sp. T-8 genomic DNA contains:
- a CDS encoding TolC family protein — MLLMIFTLLIISLSRAGELEELIKHALENSPTLKTYKHMKRSAEYREVYSKSLPNPSISVGFNNIPINRPYPSKYEPMSSFSIGISQMYILPVKRERESFTARMEGEVFKLQEELARRELIRDIKLKYLEWLYAKKKEDLLRNILSEIRSIEKLTEENYKLGKASLSDLLSLKAEALRVEREIKNLMEERRLIKAEIDSLVGKSMELKGEEPTIEEIDLKEIDEDKSPYLRVVWAEVERLKAELERRKVEYLPDLELMAEYMIRPGLDNMFSLRASVSLPLRRSRRENLMVLEKLEDLKAKEQELEKVRLQVKRDINSLRIEEERIRELQSLTEELKREKERELKALQVSYSFGKADFRDILRLYRELWELRMNLLELELSKKSLYIRAEVYR; from the coding sequence ATGCTTTTAATGATATTCACTCTCCTTATTATTTCCTTATCCAGAGCGGGAGAGCTTGAAGAACTTATAAAACATGCCCTTGAGAATTCACCAACACTAAAAACTTATAAACATATGAAAAGGTCTGCGGAATACAGAGAAGTGTACTCAAAGAGCCTTCCAAACCCATCTATTTCTGTTGGCTTTAACAACATCCCTATAAATAGACCCTATCCAAGCAAGTATGAGCCCATGAGTAGTTTTTCTATAGGAATAAGCCAGATGTATATACTTCCTGTAAAAAGGGAGAGAGAATCTTTTACTGCAAGGATGGAGGGTGAGGTTTTCAAACTTCAGGAAGAGCTGGCGAGAAGAGAGCTTATAAGGGATATAAAGTTGAAATACCTTGAATGGCTATACGCAAAAAAGAAAGAAGACCTTTTAAGGAACATACTTTCTGAGATAAGGTCTATTGAAAAGCTTACTGAGGAAAACTACAAGCTCGGCAAGGCGAGCCTCTCTGACCTTCTTTCTCTAAAGGCGGAGGCTCTTAGAGTTGAAAGGGAAATAAAAAATCTAATGGAAGAGAGGAGGCTTATAAAAGCGGAAATTGATAGCCTTGTGGGGAAAAGCATGGAGCTTAAGGGAGAAGAGCCAACAATTGAAGAGATTGACCTGAAAGAAATTGATGAAGATAAAAGCCCTTACCTAAGAGTAGTATGGGCTGAGGTGGAAAGGCTCAAGGCTGAGCTGGAAAGGAGGAAGGTGGAATATTTGCCAGACTTAGAGCTTATGGCGGAATACATGATAAGACCGGGGCTTGACAATATGTTCAGTCTAAGGGCGAGCGTAAGCCTTCCTCTTAGAAGGTCTCGAAGAGAGAACCTTATGGTGCTTGAGAAGTTAGAGGACCTCAAGGCAAAGGAGCAAGAGCTGGAGAAGGTTAGACTTCAAGTCAAAAGGGATATAAACTCGCTAAGGATTGAGGAAGAAAGGATAAGGGAGTTGCAATCCTTAACAGAAGAGCTAAAGAGAGAAAAGGAAAGAGAACTCAAAGCCCTTCAGGTTTCCTATTCCTTTGGAAAGGCGGACTTTAGGGACATACTCAGGCTCTACAGAGAACTGTGGGAGCTTAGGATGAACCTTCTTGAGCTTGAACTTTCTAAAAAAAGTCTCTACATAAGGGCGGAGGTTTACCGATGA
- the ftsZ gene encoding cell division protein FtsZ has protein sequence MEALNPTRIKVFGVGGGGSNAVNRMYLEGIEGVDLFVINTDVQHLASLAVPNKIQIGEKVTKGLGAGAKPEIGEQAALEDADKIREILRNTDMLFIASGLGGGTGTGAAPIIAEIAKDMGILTVAVVTKPFNFEGPKRMQVANEGLEKLRDVVDTYIVVNNQKLVEMADRNFSIRDAFKMVDDVLSKAVMGITSIVVTPALINVDFADVKTVMEKGGLALIGMGEGKGDGRRDYAVEQAISSPLLEGNSIQGARRLLVTLWVSEDVPFREVEETISRIRETAHEDALIIFGAMLENSKENFMRVAVVATDFENAQSLGQFKVVKKPEFKEPIKKAVPETTIEPVQPEIEEIPAYLRRKKKI, from the coding sequence ATGGAAGCCTTGAACCCTACCAGAATAAAGGTCTTTGGAGTTGGGGGCGGCGGCTCCAATGCGGTAAACAGGATGTATCTCGAGGGTATAGAGGGGGTAGACCTTTTTGTGATAAACACAGATGTCCAGCATCTCGCTTCTCTTGCAGTTCCCAACAAAATACAGATAGGGGAAAAGGTCACAAAAGGTCTTGGTGCTGGTGCAAAGCCAGAGATAGGAGAGCAGGCAGCACTTGAAGATGCGGATAAGATAAGAGAGATCCTAAGAAACACAGACATGCTTTTTATAGCCAGTGGTCTTGGTGGAGGAACAGGGACTGGCGCTGCACCCATAATAGCAGAGATAGCTAAGGATATGGGTATACTCACGGTGGCTGTGGTTACAAAACCCTTTAACTTTGAAGGACCAAAGAGAATGCAGGTAGCCAATGAAGGTTTGGAAAAACTTAGGGATGTGGTGGATACCTACATAGTGGTGAACAATCAAAAACTGGTAGAGATGGCGGATAGAAACTTTAGCATAAGGGATGCCTTTAAAATGGTGGATGATGTGCTCTCTAAGGCGGTTATGGGTATAACCAGTATAGTGGTTACTCCTGCTCTTATAAATGTGGACTTTGCGGATGTGAAAACGGTTATGGAAAAGGGTGGTCTTGCCCTTATAGGTATGGGTGAAGGTAAAGGGGACGGAAGGAGAGACTATGCGGTAGAGCAAGCCATAAGCAGTCCTCTGCTTGAAGGCAATAGTATACAAGGTGCAAGGAGGCTTCTTGTAACCCTCTGGGTAAGCGAGGATGTGCCCTTTAGAGAAGTTGAGGAAACCATAAGTAGGATAAGAGAGACCGCTCATGAGGATGCCCTCATAATCTTTGGTGCCATGCTTGAAAACAGCAAGGAGAACTTTATGAGGGTGGCTGTGGTTGCCACAGATTTTGAAAACGCCCAAAGCCTTGGACAGTTCAAGGTGGTTAAAAAGCCTGAGTTCAAAGAACCTATAAAGAAGGCAGTTCCAGAAACCACAATAGAACCTGTCCAGCCAGAAATTGAGGAAATACCAGCCTACCTTAGGAGGAAGAAGAAAATATAA
- the ftsA gene encoding cell division protein FtsA: MKLITALDIGTSKVVALVGEIDSYGDVHIIGIGESPSKGIDRGYVTRLDLAVNSVLNAIKEAQEMSGIKLSTVVLGISGPTLKSQNERDTVSISSQPVEIDYTHIERLIDRAIMRSKEEGYEILSAIPRKFILDEQEGVIDPVGLLGSKMSAEVHVVKIGTSLLKNIEKVVANAGVDIAGRFLSPLAGAEAVLSYEEKEEGVLMMDMGAGLTNFVVFSEGSILTTGCIPMGGVNITKDIAHFMKINIEQAERVKIENGYALADAVNETERIKIKPRGEEKEVTVSRRQLAEVIQIRLEEIMEKVADYLNAQGVNLDSLHAGVVITGGSAKLAGMREFLERYFDLPVRIGYPMGVIGLKEKVQDPAYAVAVGLVKLAHRELALEKRGTLQKGKEKTTENNFNLSNLITRFKAFFKDIM, encoded by the coding sequence ATGAAGCTCATAACAGCCCTTGACATAGGAACCAGTAAGGTAGTAGCTCTTGTGGGTGAGATAGATAGCTACGGCGATGTTCATATCATTGGCATAGGCGAAAGTCCTTCAAAGGGCATAGATAGGGGCTATGTTACCCGCCTTGACCTTGCGGTAAACTCGGTTCTTAATGCAATCAAAGAGGCTCAAGAAATGTCTGGTATAAAGCTATCAACCGTTGTCCTTGGTATTTCTGGTCCAACCCTAAAAAGCCAGAACGAAAGGGATACGGTAAGCATATCCTCTCAGCCTGTAGAAATAGACTATACGCACATAGAGAGGCTAATAGATAGAGCCATAATGCGTTCAAAGGAGGAAGGTTATGAAATACTCAGTGCTATACCGAGGAAGTTTATATTGGATGAGCAAGAGGGCGTAATAGACCCGGTGGGTCTCCTTGGTTCAAAGATGTCCGCAGAAGTACATGTGGTAAAGATAGGGACGAGTCTTCTAAAAAATATAGAAAAGGTGGTAGCTAACGCTGGTGTGGATATAGCGGGTAGGTTTTTGTCCCCTCTTGCGGGTGCGGAAGCGGTGCTTAGCTATGAGGAGAAGGAGGAAGGGGTGCTTATGATGGATATGGGTGCGGGACTCACAAACTTTGTGGTTTTTTCTGAGGGTTCTATACTTACCACCGGATGTATTCCTATGGGTGGTGTTAATATAACAAAGGACATTGCACATTTTATGAAGATAAACATAGAGCAGGCTGAAAGGGTAAAGATAGAAAATGGTTATGCCTTAGCGGATGCGGTAAATGAAACAGAGAGGATAAAGATAAAGCCCAGGGGTGAAGAAAAGGAAGTTACCGTAAGTAGAAGACAACTCGCTGAGGTCATACAAATAAGGCTTGAAGAGATTATGGAAAAGGTGGCGGATTATTTGAACGCTCAGGGAGTAAACTTAGACTCGCTCCATGCGGGCGTGGTTATAACAGGTGGTTCTGCAAAGTTGGCAGGCATGCGGGAGTTTCTTGAGAGATACTTCGACCTTCCTGTAAGGATAGGCTATCCTATGGGTGTGATAGGTCTAAAGGAAAAGGTTCAAGACCCAGCTTATGCGGTAGCGGTAGGGCTTGTTAAGTTGGCTCACAGAGAGCTTGCTCTTGAAAAGAGAGGAACATTGCAGAAGGGGAAGGAGAAGACCACAGAGAATAACTTTAACCTTTCAAACCTTATAACGAGGTTCAAAGCCTTTTTTAAGGATATAATGTGA
- a CDS encoding cell division protein FtsQ/DivIB, with product MKKDGRRGKWLGYILSVLWLFSMGLSGFFFPYFTDNIEFFKIKALHIEGLKTIPSEIVVDEIKKFKNNWLFIDSTTLLKNLNSRTGNSVSSVKIDRVFSSRGVELKIFIEERKPIITVIKDDIVYFFDKNGTVFQSQYMKVAKPLVYTHDIELIKKNFSKLDMLIELTGGNLGEIYITNLNTVAYTEDGLKITMPPIFLLDKRVVEKLTNVFKVYNIDMNTKELDLNMEGLVIIRGGKVK from the coding sequence ATGAAAAAAGATGGGAGACGGGGAAAATGGCTCGGTTATATTCTTTCTGTCCTGTGGCTTTTTTCAATGGGTCTTTCTGGTTTCTTTTTCCCTTACTTTACTGACAACATAGAATTTTTCAAAATAAAAGCTCTACACATAGAAGGTCTTAAAACCATACCATCTGAGATTGTAGTTGACGAGATAAAAAAATTCAAAAATAACTGGTTGTTCATTGACAGCACAACTCTGTTAAAAAACCTAAATAGTAGAACTGGAAACTCAGTTAGTAGTGTGAAGATAGATAGAGTTTTTAGCAGTAGGGGAGTAGAATTAAAAATATTTATCGAAGAAAGAAAGCCAATTATCACCGTTATTAAAGACGATATTGTATATTTCTTTGATAAAAACGGCACTGTGTTCCAATCACAATATATGAAAGTTGCTAAACCCTTGGTGTATACCCATGACATTGAACTTATAAAGAAAAACTTTAGTAAATTAGATATGTTAATTGAGCTAACTGGAGGAAACCTTGGAGAAATCTACATAACGAACCTGAATACGGTAGCATATACCGAAGATGGATTAAAGATAACCATGCCTCCTATATTTCTTCTGGACAAGCGGGTAGTGGAGAAGTTGACCAATGTCTTCAAAGTTTATAATATTGATATGAACACAAAAGAGTTAGACTTAAATATGGAGGGTTTAGTAATAATAAGAGGTGGAAAGGTAAAATGA
- a CDS encoding D-alanine--D-alanine ligase family protein, whose amino-acid sequence MVLMGGRSAEREISLKSGQAVLKALQELGHEAIALDLTEDLCEKLRETKPDKVFIALHGPYGEDGRVQGLLDILGIPYVGSGILGSSIAMDKDITKKVLSFHGIKVPKWVCIRDEKEELNWDIYPAVVKPADQGSSVGLFVVKDQKEAEEAIKKCFKISKKVMVEEYIEGKDITVGILKERALPPIEIRPRKGVYDYESKYTKGMTEYLFVEDEDLTQKLQEIALLAHKSLELKDLSRVDFRVGKDGTPYLLEVNTIPGLTELSLFPMACKRVGIDFKGLINMLLF is encoded by the coding sequence GTGGTGCTTATGGGTGGAAGGTCTGCGGAGCGTGAAATATCTCTCAAGAGCGGTCAGGCGGTATTAAAGGCACTCCAAGAGCTTGGACATGAAGCCATAGCCTTAGACCTGACAGAAGACCTTTGCGAAAAGCTAAGAGAAACAAAGCCTGACAAGGTATTTATAGCTCTTCATGGTCCTTATGGAGAGGATGGAAGAGTGCAAGGGCTTCTTGACATACTTGGAATTCCTTATGTGGGCTCTGGTATCCTTGGAAGCAGTATTGCTATGGATAAGGATATAACAAAAAAAGTCCTTTCCTTTCATGGTATAAAAGTGCCAAAGTGGGTCTGCATAAGAGATGAAAAGGAGGAACTAAATTGGGACATCTATCCTGCAGTTGTAAAGCCCGCAGACCAAGGCTCAAGCGTTGGGCTATTTGTGGTAAAAGACCAAAAAGAAGCAGAAGAAGCCATAAAGAAATGTTTTAAAATCTCAAAAAAGGTTATGGTGGAAGAATACATAGAGGGGAAGGATATTACTGTAGGGATATTGAAAGAAAGAGCACTTCCACCCATAGAGATAAGACCGAGGAAGGGAGTTTATGACTATGAAAGTAAATATACAAAGGGTATGACAGAATACCTTTTTGTGGAGGACGAAGACCTCACCCAAAAACTCCAAGAAATCGCCCTTCTTGCCCACAAGTCTCTTGAACTCAAAGACCTTTCAAGAGTGGACTTTAGGGTAGGCAAGGACGGGACTCCCTACCTCTTAGAAGTGAACACAATACCTGGCTTGACAGAACTGAGCCTTTTCCCCATGGCTTGCAAAAGGGTAGGGATTGATTTTAAGGGATTGATAAATATGTTATTATTTTAG